The Zingiber officinale cultivar Zhangliang chromosome 2A, Zo_v1.1, whole genome shotgun sequence genomic sequence GTTTATAAATGCTACACTAGGTAACATTAGTTCATATCTTATTTGTGTTCAAAATTATTAGCAAGAAAAAGAACATTTGACCAATAAATACTGAGTTGACATTTCTAATCCAGGCTAGTTtagactgttaggaccaaaagaattcagatatcttcataatagtatgatattgtccactttgggcctagctctcatggttttatttttgagttctacccaaaaggcctcataccaatggagaaaTCCATGATCctttctatatatttttaatgtgggactttatttgcaaccattgcaacccaacaatcccctcctcaaatgaaggaccacccCCTCAAGCTTACCCGCTTGATGTCgtctgatccttgacccaccgatctactaggacttcattgtctAATCACAACTAGGGCTTCTATGCATGGTATTTGGTCGTCTTGATCCAGACATGGGAGCCCCTACTTCCTTCGTTAGATGTCAATATTCATATGGCTCGATTGGACCATGGcccttgtgcacagtcgacggttagtccttctggtagtccgggctctaataccaattattatGACCAAAAGAATTCAGACATCTCcataattgtatgatattgtccactttgggcctaagttctcgtgattttaattttgggctctacccaaaagctttcataccaatggagatatctttcccttgtAAGTTAATGATCCTTTCCATGTATGGAGTTTTATTTGCAACCATTGCAACCCAACATAGACTTCAGATAATGTCATATGTTTCATTATGTTAGTCTTTGCTGTACTAATTTTATTAATTCTGTGTTTTATTTAAAATTCATGAGCTTTACTTTGGATTCACTGTAAGATGTATATCATAGTATATATAGAATCCTGCAGTTGTGCTGACACAACCTTACAGTACTATTGAAGATGAAATTATCGTGGACCAAGTGGATTCTCCAGAGATAATAGACGATTTTGAGCTTGGGCAAGATGAAGTCATAGACATAAAGGATAAATTTGTGAATAAGCAGAAATTGTTGCGAAGGATTTCTCATTATAAGGTTAGGTACATAATACTattgctttgtttttttttttttgtttgtttttgtagcTGGAAAAGTGCACATAATTCGTACAAATATATGATCTGTTcactatattaaattaaatttaataattgatTGTTGCCAAGGATTTCTCACTATAAGGTTGGCCACTTCTTAATTAGGTACATATTTTTTGTTTTTGTAGCTGGAAAAGTGCACATAATTCCTACAATATGATCTGTTcactatattaaattaaatttgataattAATGATATTTCATAATCATTTTTCTTATATCTATTATTTTTGTTCTATTTTTTGCGAGGAAATCTAATTATGGAAGGTAATCATAAGTAACTAAAATCCAAGATGGAATCAGATGGAGagaaggaaaaattaaattaaataatttgaaGATTATAATAAAAGCATTGTAGTTATATTATTTTGCAAAACATCATTGACCAAGTTTAACTGATGCTAATGACAAGTATAAAGATTTATATAGAAAAATAGTTTATGTATTATTTGATTTGCAAGAGAAATTGTATCGAAAGGGCATACATGCATTCACCCTTTGTAATGTATTCACCTACGAGTTATAGAGAGCTTTGATGTGCTTTAGGAAGAATTATAATACTGATGCTAGTTCTTGCATTTTGCTTGCTCCAGCTATCTAATTGAATCCGATTCTTTTACTAGTACAATTATTTAACAAAATTGAAGAAGCAATTAGTTCTCATTAGTTAGCGATGCATCATAAAACCTCCAATAGTGGACCTAAATCCAGATGAAAAAGATTGAAGGTCATCTTGATTAAAGTAAAGCTTAATCCTGAGCATGCATCTTAATGCTAATAGTGGGATAAGATCATGCTGACAACCTTATAAATAGTTGGGAGCttgatgatgataatgatgacTTTATTGAGGTAGGCTGGGTACTCTAAGGGtatgtttggttcaagtcatcatatataaccttggttatgtgattaccaggtaatcacataaccaaggttatggggaataaaacataaccaaatgttgtttggttcaacctaggtaatgcaacaaaaacttgtttgtttgaaggttttaatgaataccctagtttaacattttaccgtattaccctcaattacaaaaccaactatacatattattattattatttatttatttattttttaatgttttttacttttctttttctggtatatttttttacttttttatgcgtttttttatttttttaatgtttttatatttttatattattaatatttatattttttatttttttacatttttaaatttaaatttttatttatttattttatttttaattttttttaaaaaaaatttttaaatttttataattttttttaaaaaaaattaaaattttttttaaaaaaaaattatttttaaaatttatattttttgtttttaaaattatttatttttttaaaaaaataaaatttaaaatttaaaattttttaaaacatttttttatttttttacattttttcatgttttttcttatcggagggtatttttgataaaaaaaattcgttaaccccggaatcaagaaaaaccttagttttctgaggttttccgattccgggttgCATTACCCTTTTCCTGACGTGTCGTGAATGGAAccttacttgggaatcatcgaatacctaaaccaaacaaggtttttgttgataaccttggatggataaccaaggttatcaagaataaccccgaaccaaacgcaccctaatagTTGTATAGAGTCTCAATAATCATTTTGTAAGACTCAAAACAAGTTGACAAGAGAAAAGCTTTTGAAGTTTATTTTGGTTGATAACTATCTTTTAATCTAGAATTTGGGATGATGAAGTTATGATCTACACCTGCGGTAAAATACCTCCTTAACTTTGTTGAGTCATTCTTTTTATGAATTAAATGCATTTATTAGGAATATTTTTGTCACATCTAGATTTATTTGTGAAGCCATTTTGTGCAGCTctcatgaataaaaaaattattacttttgaATACTATTTTGTCACCATATACTCATATGAGAAATTTTTCCGTGTTGATCACTTCTATCAGATCAAACTTTTGAATCCATGTCGCCAAGGAAAGAAGCTGCTTGTTTTAGATATTGATTATACTCTATTTGATCACAAGTCTGCCGCTGAAAATCCACATGAGTTGATGCGGCCTTGTAAGTTTTtcttgttcatcattcattgtaatttttttttgttgttcttGTTAATTGGTGATCGTGAGATGAACTACATGTGCAGATCTTCATGAATTTCTCTCTGCAGTTTATGCGGAGTATGACATCATGATATGGTCAGCGACTGGGTGAGCTACCCTGCTTTTGCATTACATCATGCATTTCTTTCATTGCATAAAAATTATTACTCGTATAGCTTCCTTCTTTCGCCGATCCCACCTAGtgagataagacttggttgttattGGTTGCTATTATAGCTTCCTTCTTTCGATTCTTTCTACAGCATGAAATGGGTGGAGTTGAAGATGGGACAGCTTGGGGTTCTGAATAATCCCAACTACAAAATCACTGCTCTTTTGGATCACATGGCCATGATCACAGTGCAATCTGATTTTCGTGGGATGTTGGATTGCAAACCACTTGGCCTGATCTGGGCTCAATTTCCTGAGGTGTCACAATAAGATCATATTCTACTTAGCTCATTAGTTATACTAATCTCGCTAATTTTTAGTTTTGACTTGCTTTCCTGGTGGGACTTACAGTTTTATAGTTCAACAAATACAATAATGTTCGACGATCTACGAAGGAACTTTGTGATGAACCCACAGAACGGTCTCACCATCAAACCTTTTAGGAAAGCCCATCTGAATCGAAGCAATGATCAGGAGCTGTTGAGACTAACACAATACTTGCTGGCCATTGCGGAACTTCCCGATCTTAGCCAACTCGACCACAATATCTGGGAATTGTATGCCGAAGATGGTCCAAAAAGACGCAGGCACATATAGTCAAGTATGCTTATTCAACAGAGGCCTTTACTATTGTTTTGCAAAGTGCTTGTTTCGTATGCTTGTGATCACTTAGTACATTGTTAGTTCAACACAATTTGTAAGGGAATTCATACAAGTCACTCACTTATTTGTTTTCTCATTCTCAGtgctatatttatcaaatatggAAAACTTACGTTCTGTTATACAAATCTTTCTGCAAGATTTGTATGACAGAACCAAGATAGCTTGTGTGAATGTTAATCTCACTTATTTTCAGTGTGATCAAATTGGTGATAGATTATCAAACATTGTTCTTTATCTGAGCGGACCCCTAGCAAAATTGAAGTGAAAGAAATTATGTTAATTGAGATGATTGAATTTTGAAGAACAAATTAAACATCCTTTATTTAATTGAGATTACATGTTTCATAGTACGATATTTACATGAATTAAATGTGTGTATGACTTTTAGGCTTTGTTTACTTGAGAGGAGGGAAAGATTTTAACGGtcaaaaacttttccttatttacttcaataaaaataatagattttTTGTATTTACCTACGGGTAGATGGATTTAGAAATCCATCCTTTTTATTTAGTTAATAGACCAACTAACTTATAAATCTGATCAATTTTTGATCAGTTTTCTCCGGCTCAAATCGGAACATTGTCTTCGAAACTAAATTTCTCCTTAAATGCTTCATGTGGCTGTTCGGTCGGCTACCGCAGGTAGTGACTCCGTAGGTGGCAGCCCTGAGCAGGTGTGTGGTCGGCGACTCATGGTCGATGACCCGTGCGAGGCTGATCGGTCGGTGATAGTGGACTTATAGGCAGCAGCTCCACGCGGCTGTAATCAGCGACCCAGTAGGGTTGTTGTTGGTGTTCGTCCACGACGACTCTCCGAGTTCGCTCATGCGGTGATGGCCGCACGGCAGCTGTGCGTGGCTACAACCTCACGCTGGCCGAGCACTTTTATTtataaagtttaaaaaataacaaaCATTAAATAAtagttataataaaaaaaaatgtcaaataatctcaataaaaaaaaaaaactctccaaCAATCAAACTATCAATCCAACAATAGGTCCCAATGATAACCAATGATTCAAATCATCGATTCATGATTACTTTTGGTCCTTAATTGAAAGGTTGGATTAGTTCTgattgttagtgcaaccttaggtcaatgttgacctgatTGATCTGACTCgaattgtattttgatgtttgacgagaatagaaaagttctattctgatgtttgacgagagtagaaaagttgtattctgatgtttgacagaatacaaacttgggagattgtgggtgcaatctttggtcaaggttgacctggttgacccgaagtgagtcgacctgattcggaaaatcctggtgagtgaagccaggtgaaagtcctggtgagtgaagccaggtgaaagtcctggtgagtgaagccagacaagggaaagtcctgatgagtgaagccaggtgaaagtcctggtgagtgaagctaggtaagggaaagtcctggtgagtgaagtcaggcaagggaaatccagataggtcaaggttgaccagacatctggtgaaaagtccaagtagggagcttggcacgagaaaagtccaagtatggagacttggcaaggaaaagtccaagtatggaaacttggcatggaaagtcggagagggcttgggagctcgttctccgaactgtggtcagagagggctcggtagttcgttctctggaccggatggagtcggagagggctcggtagctcgttctccggactaggtcagagagggctcggtagctcgttctctggaccggacgaagccggagagggctcggtagctcgttctccggactaggtcagagagggctcggtagctcgttctctggaccggacgaagtcggagagggctcggtagctcgttctccggactaggtcagagagggctcagtagctcgttctcaggaccaggtagggtttagggctgggagctctaaacctggatcgatctggtgaccgatccagtgatacgctggttgactgatcggtctggtaaccgatcagtaaccaaacagtgtgtttctgtgaattacctgatcggtctggtgaccgatcagtaatcatacagaagcgaagaagaccgggagaagaaagagggggatcggtctgtggaccgatccacctgagtcctgatcggtccacagaccgatcagagagttcggcaactctctgtgattcacatgctgatcggtctggggaccgatcagcataggtcctgatcggtccccaagaccgatcagggtggagcctgatcggtccaggccctagccgttgcgacacaacggctagtttatatgtcttcttcttcgcaggttatataacaggtcgagggctacaggaTGAGTTGCTGCCTCTCTTTTCCttctgatcttactgcaatcagagctttgctgagctctcattttcctgaagcttcgaAGAAgtttccttcggctggttcctgctgttgtaggtggttcgtgaagttgctgcttcatccagtcgacgagaaggcaagctgtgtttttacattcttactgcctttgtattgtgttgtatctttgtactcctatcttgctgttgcaagaagtttgtggcgaggtttctccacccagaaggagtttctactagccggttttccggggtctcatccaccgacggattgataggattcgtccaccttacggacacgccgaggagtaggagtttcatctccgaacctcgttacatcgctgtgcttgaggtttgatttctccatttacgtttctgttgttatttttccgctgcgctaacttgatttgtagaaagaaatgcgaatttggggtcggctattcacacccccctctctagccgcatccgaaggtcctaacaagtggtatcagagcgaggttgctcttcgtcggattaacacccaagggagcacaagctagagaatggatcaacttggagaagacatcacgattccacccttctacgatcgcgacgacttcgcgttttggaaggtaagaatgaagtactttcttatgactaacttagttaattggaattgtgtacaagtaggttttgttcctccaagggatgaag encodes the following:
- the LOC122042458 gene encoding ubiquitin-like domain-containing CTD phosphatase isoform X1 encodes the protein MASSSSSSAVEAATSSAAGMEGGELSLATEEITLAVKWSGKEYTVRVCGDDSVAELKRRICEVTTVLPKRQKLLYPKLAAKLGDDSLLISQLNLKPGVKMTMIGFVLLLIVVLTQPYSTIEDEIIVDQVDSPEIIDDFELGQDEVIDIKDKFVNKQKLLRRISHYKIKLLNPCRQGKKLLVLDIDYTLFDHKSAAENPHELMRPYLHEFLSAVYAEYDIMIWSATGMKWVELKMGQLGVLNNPNYKITALLDHMAMITVQSDFRGMLDCKPLGLIWAQFPEFYSSTNTIMFDDLRRNFVMNPQNGLTIKPFRKAHLNRSNDQELLRLTQYLLAIAELPDLSQLDHNIWELYAEDGPKRRRHI
- the LOC122042458 gene encoding ubiquitin-like domain-containing CTD phosphatase isoform X2, with translation MASSSSSSAVEAATSSAAGMEGGELSLATEEITLAVKWSGKEYTVRVCGDDSVAELKRRICEVTTVLPKRQKLLYPKLAAKLGDDSLLISQLNLKPGVKMTMIGTIEDEIIVDQVDSPEIIDDFELGQDEVIDIKDKFVNKQKLLRRISHYKIKLLNPCRQGKKLLVLDIDYTLFDHKSAAENPHELMRPYLHEFLSAVYAEYDIMIWSATGMKWVELKMGQLGVLNNPNYKITALLDHMAMITVQSDFRGMLDCKPLGLIWAQFPEFYSSTNTIMFDDLRRNFVMNPQNGLTIKPFRKAHLNRSNDQELLRLTQYLLAIAELPDLSQLDHNIWELYAEDGPKRRRHI